ATTTCCGAGATGTATTACGAGAGCTCAAAAGCGATAGATCAACTTATTGCACGTTTAAGTGGCTTCTTTAGCTTGGTTGTGCCATCAAACACATAATTTCGCTGGCTAAATAATTGTTATAATTCCATTTTGTTACTTATAGTTAATTGGTGATTATTCAATTAACGGATGTGAATATGAGGTTTTTTTTACCAGTCGTGTTTACGGCATTTGCTTCGATGCCTGCATATAGTGGACTTGCTCCAAGCGATGGTTTCAGCGGAAACTTTAGTATTTTGGCTGGTTCTTATTCAGATAGCAGTAACTTGAGTACCGAGCAAGATTCTATTCAAGCAAACAACACGAAAGAAGGGAGTAGTGAAAACCAGGGGCTTCTCGGCTTTCTCGGAACGGTTCAATACACCTTTGGGGAATCGTTGAACCACCAAGTTTATACGGGAACTACTCGAGAGGATATTGCGACAGGTACAATAGCGTTTGAGATTGGTTATCGACATCAGTTCTCTGGTGGCACCATTATCGACTTCTCGGTGCTCCCTACGTTTATCTCGGGTAAAGCTTGGGCTGATCCGTACGTGGTTGGCGTTAATCGAAACGAAACGGACGTAAAAGGTAATGTGGGACGACTGCAATTGACGAGCGTTGGAGGCACCGGTTTTCAAGCGGATTTTGCAATTGGTGAATCTGATGTTGACGATGAACTGTCGGGAACTCAAAACTTATCTGCCCAAGACGCAGCCTTGTTAGATAGGGAAAGAACCTATTTGTACGCAAAGGCCGGATACCGCTTTATATTGCCGGACCAAGTTGGGTTACTGGTCCCTTCTATGGTTTACTTTAGTTCAGATGCGAAAGGAGACGCGATCAGTTTTGATAGCTACGGCGTAGAACTTAATTACGCAAAAAGAATGGGTCGTCATGGTTTCGTCGTCACGTTAGACGCACATGATCGTCAGTACGATGAAGTAAACCCTCTTTATGGAAAAATGCGTAAAGAGAATGAATACGGTGCTTTTTTAGCTTACGAGTTGAGTGGTTTTATGGGATATGATGGTTGGTCGTTTATTACGTTACTTGGCCTAAGAACCATTGACTCTAACATCGACTTTTACAATTCTGAACAAGTGTTAGCGAGTGTTGGTATCGACTACAAATTTTAACGGTCATACCTAACCAAAAGTCAGCCAAACTAGCGTTAAGATTTAACTTTATTATTTGTTCAGTTATTTCTGGCACTTATCATATTTAAGGTTGTAGGTGCTTATCGCTATCCGTAATATAAAAATCAGCGAGAATATAGGATCAGATAACAAGGAAGCGCTTTGGAAATACAAATTAGACACCTCGAACTAACAGATTACCAAGATATTTTTGATATTTATCGTCACCCTTCAGTCTCTGAGAATACATCACAGAAGCCTTTTCTTAGTTCTGATCAAGTTGAGAGATTGTTTGGGCATTCTGACCATTTTACTTTGGTTGCTGAAGTGTCCGGAAAAGTCGTGGGCCACATCACTTTATTCATGACCACCAAAGTGAGAGACAGACATTGTGCAGGCCTTGCGATAGCGGTCAATCCGGATATGCAAGGCAAAGGGGTCGGCAAGGTCTTAATGCAAGAAGCGATCAATCAGGCCGATAATTGGCTTAACCTCGTTCGACTTGAATTAGAAGTTCATGCCGATAATCACGGTGCGACTACTTTATATGAAAGCGTTGGTTTTCAATTAGAAGGAACCAAAAAGCTTAGTACATTCAAAGGTGGGAAATACGTTGATATGCTTTTGATGTCGAGAATTAGGCATGATTATCGTTGATAGTGAGCTGTTGATTGTTGATTGGTTTTGTTCAAAGCGGTTTCATTCGGTTCGTCACTCGTTAAACCTTTTCATCGCAGCTTAATTTGGTATAGTAGCAATCGTTTGCTTCGTATAACCCCAATGATATGGTTTGGGGGTCTCTACCAGCTCCCGAAAAGTGCTGATTACGAAGGGTTTAGATCACAATTGTGTTCTTA
The Vibrio cyclitrophicus DNA segment above includes these coding regions:
- a CDS encoding DUF2860 domain-containing protein: MRFFLPVVFTAFASMPAYSGLAPSDGFSGNFSILAGSYSDSSNLSTEQDSIQANNTKEGSSENQGLLGFLGTVQYTFGESLNHQVYTGTTREDIATGTIAFEIGYRHQFSGGTIIDFSVLPTFISGKAWADPYVVGVNRNETDVKGNVGRLQLTSVGGTGFQADFAIGESDVDDELSGTQNLSAQDAALLDRERTYLYAKAGYRFILPDQVGLLVPSMVYFSSDAKGDAISFDSYGVELNYAKRMGRHGFVVTLDAHDRQYDEVNPLYGKMRKENEYGAFLAYELSGFMGYDGWSFITLLGLRTIDSNIDFYNSEQVLASVGIDYKF
- a CDS encoding GNAT family N-acetyltransferase encodes the protein MEIQIRHLELTDYQDIFDIYRHPSVSENTSQKPFLSSDQVERLFGHSDHFTLVAEVSGKVVGHITLFMTTKVRDRHCAGLAIAVNPDMQGKGVGKVLMQEAINQADNWLNLVRLELEVHADNHGATTLYESVGFQLEGTKKLSTFKGGKYVDMLLMSRIRHDYR